A single Thermosynechococcus vestitus BP-1 DNA region contains:
- a CDS encoding Rpn family recombination-promoting nuclease/putative transposase — protein sequence MRRDSLFYQLFAQLPQTLFDLLGIDTPEGYRFDSVELKQTAFRIDGVFVPPDPAGTVYFCEVQFQRDNTFYERFFAEIFLYLRLYRSTFADWQAVVIYPNRQTEQESFAPYDLLVHSPRLRRVYLNELGSPESLPLSLALMQLTALSAAEMPRVARLLAERTQTEAVPRPEVIIELITTIVLYKFTELSREEVLRMLGFTTEELKRTRFYREVYAEAREEGLQEGRLAGRQEGLQEGLQQGLQQGEALVILRLLRRRFGSVPSELEERIRRLSVSQIEALAEALLDFRELGEVAAWLEQTS from the coding sequence ATGCGCCGCGACTCCCTCTTCTATCAACTCTTTGCTCAGCTACCCCAGACCCTCTTTGACCTCTTGGGCATAGACACCCCTGAGGGGTATCGTTTTGACTCAGTTGAGCTGAAGCAAACCGCCTTTCGCATCGATGGCGTCTTTGTGCCCCCTGACCCTGCAGGCACGGTTTATTTCTGTGAGGTGCAGTTTCAGCGGGATAACACCTTCTATGAACGCTTCTTTGCGGAGATTTTTCTCTATCTGCGCCTGTATCGCTCCACCTTTGCAGATTGGCAAGCGGTGGTGATTTATCCGAATCGGCAAACGGAGCAAGAGTCTTTTGCTCCCTATGACCTGTTGGTCCATAGTCCCCGCCTGCGGCGAGTGTATCTGAATGAGTTGGGGTCACCAGAGAGCTTGCCATTGAGCCTGGCCCTGATGCAGCTTACGGCATTATCCGCAGCAGAGATGCCGAGAGTGGCGAGGTTACTGGCTGAGCGCACTCAAACAGAGGCGGTGCCAAGGCCAGAAGTCATAATAGAGTTAATCACGACGATTGTGCTGTACAAGTTCACGGAGCTGAGTCGGGAGGAGGTGTTGCGGATGCTGGGGTTTACCACTGAGGAACTGAAGCGGACACGATTTTATCGGGAGGTGTATGCGGAGGCACGGGAGGAAGGGTTACAAGAGGGGCGACTGGCGGGAAGACAAGAAGGACTTCAGGAAGGCTTGCAGCAGGGATTACAGCAGGGAGAAGCACTTGTGATTTTGCGCCTGCTGAGGCGGCGATTTGGGAGTGTGCCTAGCGAGCTGGAGGAGCGGATTCGGCGGCTCTCTGTTTCACAGATTGAAGCTTTGGCGGAGGCGCTGCTTGACTTCAGGGAGCTGGGGGAAGTGGCAGCATGGCTAGAGCAGACTTCTTAA